The Moorena producens PAL-8-15-08-1 genomic interval TAAATTATTAAAACTGATTCAATCACTAAGTTTAGCTCTATTAATTCTTAGTGTTTCTGTACTTCCTGTATTTGCTGATGAATCTTTGAGTGTATCTAACCGGTATTTGCCGATGGTATCTACAACCGATGATTCTCATATCAAACTAACTAAATTCAAGGATATAGAAGAATTTAGTGACAATTTTTTTGTCAATCAAATGACAGAAAATAATATTCCTGGAGCGGTATTTACCTTAGTAAAAGATGACAAGATTATTTTCTCGAAAGGCTACGGCTATGCCAACCTTGAGGAGAAGATACCGGTTATTCCTAACAAAACTCTGTTTCGTGTAGGGTCTGTATCTAAACTAGTTACCTCTACGGCAATAATGCAACTAGTCGAGCAAGGTAAGCTTAAGCTAGATGAAGATATTAACCAGTATCTTAAGGAATTTCAAATCAAGACTAATAAATTTAAGCCAATCACAGTTGATCATCTCTTAACTCATACTCATGGATTTGATGTAGCTTGGGCGATTGGCGGAGCCACTCTTTGCCAGTCTCAGCTGCCATCCTTAGAAAAATTTCTCACAGAAAATTTACCAGAGCGAGTGCGACCACCAGGTGAATTATATGTTTATAGTGATGTGGGATTAGCATTGGCAGGTTACTTAGTCGAAGTAGTTGGTGGAATTCCTTTCAGTGACTATATTGACCAAGCTATCCTACAACCTTTAAATATGAATCAAAGTAGTTTTCAGCAACCATTACCGTCTGAGCTGGCTGCTGATTTAGCTGTGGGATATCAGTACAAAAATGGCAATTATATAAAGCAACCCTTTACCTGTAATAAAAGTGTTCCTACTACAGCGTTAAGTACTACTGCCGAAGACATGGCTCACTTTATGATTGCTCATTTACAGGGAGGTCGTTATGGTACAGAGCGTATCCTGAATGACACTACAGTAAAGGAGATGCACCGCCAACACTATACTAATTTTCCCAACATTCCTCAAGTGGCAGGATCTACTTATGGTTTTTTTGAGCGCTTTGTGAATAATCAACGGATAATTGAGCATGGCGGTAGCATGTCAGGGTATACTAATCTGCTATTTTTAATCCCAGAACAAAAGTTAGGTTTCTATATTGCTTACAATCGTAACACTCTTAATGAAAATTTGCGAGACGACTTGGTTGAACAGTTTTTAGATCGTTATTATCCTGTACAGAAAACCATTTCGTCACCTACTGAAACGATTACTAAAGCTATCACTGAAGCTGATAGTACCCAGCAGTATGACCAGCAATATGAACAGCAATATAAACAAATAAAGGGCGGTTATCGCTTCATTCGATATCCTCGAAACTCCCTGGTTAAACTAGCCATGGTTTTGCTAGAATGGGGTAAATTGTTGATTATTCAAACTAATAAAGACCACACGTTAACTATATTTCCAGGTAGAAGTACATGGGAGGAAGTCGAGCCACTTCTATTTCGCGCTACTGACAGTAGTATGTATATAAATTTTCGGCCAGATAGTCAGGGTAAAATTACTGGTATGTCTATGAGTAGTCATGTCCATTTAAGCTATGAAAAATTACCTTGGTATGAAGCTCCTGTTTTACAGCTTGGACTGGCAGGATTTTCTGTGATCATCTTCCTATGGGGATGTTTAGTTTGGCTAATTAGACCATTAATTACCCGCAAAAATAAAACCTTATCTCTAGTTTCACGACATACTCGTCTGGTGGAGTTGAGTATTGGTCTTATTAGTCTGTTGAATTTATGCTTTTTGATGGGAATGGGGATAGCTATTAGTACAATAGATTTCTGGGAATTTTTCTTCGGAATGCCCCCTGTGATAATTGCGTTACTTTATCTACCCATTGTGACCACAGGCTTGACTACTCTAGTATCAATTATTGCTTTACTGGCTTGGAGAGACAAAAACTGGTCTTGGATTAGACGAGGGTATTATTTTTTGAGTATGCTAGCGGCATGGCTATTTATCTGGCTCCTAAATTCTTGGAATTTATTAGGATTTAAATTTTAGGTAAACTGTAAGGTTTTACTTACCACTGTAACTGCTGCTTGTCAACTAAAGATTCCTAACCATCACCTTCAGCAGCCAAAGCCTGATCAATGCAAGTCTTTAACCTGTTTGCTAACACCCGCACATGAGGTTCGGTTCGCATACTATGGTGGTCGCCGGGAACTCTGATTAGATCGACAACGTGTTCCTCCCAACCCATTAACGGAAACAGCCAACGCTGAATTTTAATGTGGTGACGGTGATCACGAGCAACCCGAGTAACGAAGAGTGTAATTTTACCCGAGTAGCCTTGCATAAGATACTCTCCTTTATGCCCTTCCAAAGACGACATAGACTTTTGTGCTGTTAAATGGTCTTTTAATTCCCAGAGAAACGAGCCTAACTTTCGAGCAAAACGCAGCCACAAACCACGTAATAACTGAAGTTCCATTCTGATCATATCCGGCTGTATTTTTTGCAGATAGTAGCGATACATCTGTCCTGAACCCGAAGTATCTAATATAGCTAGAAAAGCCACTTTCTTTCCGCGCTCTTGTAGTTGCTTTGCGACTTCATAAGCTACTAACTTTCCCAAAGAATATCCTGTTAACAGTATCGGTCCAGTTGGATATACCTCCAGGATATCGCGAACATGACTAGCAGCGATCGCTTTAATATTAGCCTCTGTTTGTTTGTGTTTTTGTATCAAAACTACATAACCTGATTCTAGCAAATAAACTGGTTGCTCCTCACCTAGATAGCGGGCAAGGGGAGATATTTCCCCGACACTATTAGCGCAGTAAAACAGCGGTGGCTTCACCCCTGTGGGACGGATAGCAACCATGAGAGAATCCGGTCGAGGTCGCGCTCCTTCTCGACCAGCTACAATAGTTAACAAGGGGCGAAGGTCATCTGTATCCAGTGGTAACAACTCGGGAGATAGATTAGGGTTAGGGTTATCTGCTACAACTCCAAGTTTGAGAAGACTGGCAATTTCCTCAATGGTTGTAAATTGAAACAAGGCGGCCAACGGCAGTTTTGTCTGAGTGACTTTTTCTATTTCTGCAACTAAGCGCACTGCCAGCAAGGAGTGACCGCCCAACTCAAAGAAGTTATCTGTTACTCCTATGGGTTGGATACCGAGAACTTGTGACCAGATTTGGGCTAGTTGGAGTTCTAAAGAATCTCTGGGTGCCACAAAGGTTTCGGCTCCCGACTGCCTGGAAGTATCCGGTGCCGGTAGGCCACGCCGATCTACTTTGCCGTTGGGTGTTAGAGGCAAAGCATCTAATACTACAAAGGCATTGGGTATCATGTATTGGGGTAATTTCTGTTTGAGAAAGCCCCGCAGGTTGGTGGTGAGAATGTCGATGTTTTCCACTGGAGAAACAACGTAGGCTACTAGGCGTTTGTCACCAGGTAAAACCTCCCTTACTATGACTACAGCTTCTTGGATTTCAGGGTGTTGAATTAGAGTTGCTTCAATTTCTGAGAGTTCGATGCGGAAGCCACGAATTTTGACTTGGTTGTCGATGCGACCGAGAAATTCGATGTTGCCATCGGGGAGATAACGGGCTAAGTCACCTGTTTTGTAGAGGCGAGAACCCGCTTGATTACTAAAAGGGTTGGGGATGAATTTCTCTTGGGTTAGTTTCGGACGGTTGAGGTAACCACGGGCTAAACCTGCACCCCCGATATGCAATTCACCGGGAATACCAATGGGGACAGGTTGGAGATGTTGGTCTAGGATATAGGTTTGGGTGTTGGCAATGGGAGTACCAATTGGCGGCAGTGCGGACCAATTTTTAGTAGAACCCGTTAAAGTAAATGCTGTTACTACATGAGTTTCTGATGGTCCATAATGATTATGGAAAGTACAATCTTTTAGCTGGGAGAAAAAACTAGCAATGGCTGGTGTAATTTTCAACTGTTCCCCCGCTGTAATTACTTCCCGCAGATAATGATAAATTGATCCTTGACTCTGAGCGGTTTCTGCTAGCTGCTGTAAAGCCACAAAAGGCAAAAACAGTCTTTCCACTTGTTTTTTTGCGAGCAAATTTAGCAGAGCCACTGGCTCTCGTCGCAATTCCTCTTCGATTAAAACCAAAGTTCCCCCTGCACACCAAGTGGAGAACATTTCTTGAAAGGAGACATCAAAACTAATTGGTGCAAATTGCAGGGTTTTTGCCCGGTTTGCAACTGTTGTGTGTGACCGTTGCCAGTTGATCAGATTCCTGAGAGCAAAATGCTTCATTGCTACACCTTTAGGCTTTCCTGTTGATCCAGAAGTGTAGATGACATAAGCCAAGTTGTCTCCGTGAGCAGTAAAGTTGGGATTTAAGTCACTTTGTTGAGTGACTACCTCCAAGTCAGTATCTAAACAAATAATTTGCCCTTGATGTTCTGGTAATCTAGCTACTAGTTTTTTTTGAGTTAACAGTACTGATACTCCCGAATCTTTGAGCATATAAGCAATACGCTCAGTAGGATAATCTGGGTCAATGGGAACATAAGCCCCACCCGCTTTGATAATCCCCAATAACCCCACCACCATCTCAAGGGAACGTTCCACACAAATACCTACTAATACTTCGGGTGCTACTCCTGTTGAACGCAAATAATGTGCTAGTTGATTCGCCCGGTTATTTAACTGGCGGTAGGTCAATTGCTCATTTTCAAACACTACTGCTACTGCATCGGGAGTGAGTTCTACTTGTTCTTCAAATAACTGATGAATACACTTATCTTGGGGATAATCTGTGGCTGTATTGTTCCATGCAACTAATAACTGATGCCGTTCGCGTTCTGTGAGCAAAGGTAATTGCGTAACCGGCTGTTGGGGATTGGCAACTATTGCCTCTAGCAAGACTTGGAAATGTTCAATCCAACGACGAATGGTTGTCCCATCAAATAGGTCGCTATTGTATATCCATTTGCCTTGAAGACCGACCGATGTTTCCTTCATTGACAAGCTTAAATCGAATTTGGCGACAACACTTTCCGTTTCTAGCCGACTGCAAGTCAGCCCCGGAATTTCCATGGTTCCCATGGTCGCATTTTGTAAAGCAAACATCACCTGGAACAAGGGATTATGACTCAAAGAGCGTTGCAGTTGTAATTCCTGTACTAACTTCTCAAATGGTAAGTCCTGATGACCATAGGCTTCTATTGCGGTTTGGCGAACCCTCTTCAATACCTCAGCAAAACTGAGATTTTCTCGGAATTGAGTTCGCAGTACTAAAGTATTGACAAAAAAGCCAATTAATGACTCGATTTCCCGACGGTTACGGTTAGCAATCGGCGTTCCCACTAGGATATCTGACTGTCCACTGTAACGATAGAGTAAACTGCTCCAAGCTGCTAACAAAGTCATAAATAGGGTACAGCCGGATTTTTGACTGAGATTATACAGTTTTTGGGTCAGTTCGGCAGAAAGTT includes:
- a CDS encoding non-ribosomal peptide synthetase translates to MKTIEAFLSDLRRKHINLWLDDDNLWYKAPPNTLTPSLLKELKERKAEIVAFLDNAKTATGGNLSPILPAPRDQDLILSFAQERLWFLNQLEGKSPTYNITSAWRLEGNLSLRSLEQALNEILRRHEILRTTFPRENGVPIQVIASTMPTALSLIDLQQLPEAERDAQVQNLVKQEAQKPFDLESGSLLRVSLLQLGSQCHVLILTMHHIVFDGWSMGVFWRELSALYQAFSDGEHSPLAPLPIQYADFALWQREWFKGNLLETQLNYWKQQLKGAPPRLELPYDRPRPPIETFRGGRESFKLSAELTQKLYNLSQKSGCTLFMTLLAAWSSLLYRYSGQSDILVGTPIANRNRREIESLIGFFVNTLVLRTQFRENLSFAEVLKRVRQTAIEAYGHQDLPFEKLVQELQLQRSLSHNPLFQVMFALQNATMGTMEIPGLTCSRLETESVVAKFDLSLSMKETSVGLQGKWIYNSDLFDGTTIRRWIEHFQVLLEAIVANPQQPVTQLPLLTERERHQLLVAWNNTATDYPQDKCIHQLFEEQVELTPDAVAVVFENEQLTYRQLNNRANQLAHYLRSTGVAPEVLVGICVERSLEMVVGLLGIIKAGGAYVPIDPDYPTERIAYMLKDSGVSVLLTQKKLVARLPEHQGQIICLDTDLEVVTQQSDLNPNFTAHGDNLAYVIYTSGSTGKPKGVAMKHFALRNLINWQRSHTTVANRAKTLQFAPISFDVSFQEMFSTWCAGGTLVLIEEELRREPVALLNLLAKKQVERLFLPFVALQQLAETAQSQGSIYHYLREVITAGEQLKITPAIASFFSQLKDCTFHNHYGPSETHVVTAFTLTGSTKNWSALPPIGTPIANTQTYILDQHLQPVPIGIPGELHIGGAGLARGYLNRPKLTQEKFIPNPFSNQAGSRLYKTGDLARYLPDGNIEFLGRIDNQVKIRGFRIELSEIEATLIQHPEIQEAVVIVREVLPGDKRLVAYVVSPVENIDILTTNLRGFLKQKLPQYMIPNAFVVLDALPLTPNGKVDRRGLPAPDTSRQSGAETFVAPRDSLELQLAQIWSQVLGIQPIGVTDNFFELGGHSLLAVRLVAEIEKVTQTKLPLAALFQFTTIEEIASLLKLGVVADNPNPNLSPELLPLDTDDLRPLLTIVAGREGARPRPDSLMVAIRPTGVKPPLFYCANSVGEISPLARYLGEEQPVYLLESGYVVLIQKHKQTEANIKAIAASHVRDILEVYPTGPILLTGYSLGKLVAYEVAKQLQERGKKVAFLAILDTSGSGQMYRYYLQKIQPDMIRMELQLLRGLWLRFARKLGSFLWELKDHLTAQKSMSSLEGHKGEYLMQGYSGKITLFVTRVARDHRHHIKIQRWLFPLMGWEEHVVDLIRVPGDHHSMRTEPHVRVLANRLKTCIDQALAAEGDG
- a CDS encoding serine hydrolase domain-containing protein, which translates into the protein MTVELGTANRQEVTDLALLFPIPDSRFPIPDSRFPIPDSRFPIPDSRFPITDYRLPIPDSRFPITDSLFPLIKNLPNLKLVKKTVNKLLKLIQSLSLALLILSVSVLPVFADESLSVSNRYLPMVSTTDDSHIKLTKFKDIEEFSDNFFVNQMTENNIPGAVFTLVKDDKIIFSKGYGYANLEEKIPVIPNKTLFRVGSVSKLVTSTAIMQLVEQGKLKLDEDINQYLKEFQIKTNKFKPITVDHLLTHTHGFDVAWAIGGATLCQSQLPSLEKFLTENLPERVRPPGELYVYSDVGLALAGYLVEVVGGIPFSDYIDQAILQPLNMNQSSFQQPLPSELAADLAVGYQYKNGNYIKQPFTCNKSVPTTALSTTAEDMAHFMIAHLQGGRYGTERILNDTTVKEMHRQHYTNFPNIPQVAGSTYGFFERFVNNQRIIEHGGSMSGYTNLLFLIPEQKLGFYIAYNRNTLNENLRDDLVEQFLDRYYPVQKTISSPTETITKAITEADSTQQYDQQYEQQYKQIKGGYRFIRYPRNSLVKLAMVLLEWGKLLIIQTNKDHTLTIFPGRSTWEEVEPLLFRATDSSMYINFRPDSQGKITGMSMSSHVHLSYEKLPWYEAPVLQLGLAGFSVIIFLWGCLVWLIRPLITRKNKTLSLVSRHTRLVELSIGLISLLNLCFLMGMGIAISTIDFWEFFFGMPPVIIALLYLPIVTTGLTTLVSIIALLAWRDKNWSWIRRGYYFLSMLAAWLFIWLLNSWNLLGFKF